The Glycine soja cultivar W05 chromosome 3, ASM419377v2, whole genome shotgun sequence genome window below encodes:
- the LOC114406857 gene encoding ARM REPEAT PROTEIN INTERACTING WITH ABF2-like, protein MEKRYPVARRSSKRKLEADLTEDQTHTKASKISAKILKQVSLLNSAAIPFTALDCATVKSAVHSLSVLAANEDLVDTILNCGVVPALVRHLRLTDNMRKYDGHEAETVKDYSDGVTEHDQFDVVKRCAVILELLAIEQEYQQLIVDAGALPCLVDWLRMQKISTTSQPLIDLLKRVADAITSLIHENNGIKTLFRMEGGIAPLVELLEFNDIKVQRAAARALRTLAFKNDGNKNQIVESNALPTLVLMLQSEDPKTHYEAVGVIGNLVHSSPDIKKEVLLAGALQPVISLLSSCCSESQREAALLIGQFATTDSDCKVHICQRGAIPPLVDMLRSPDAELQEMSAFALGRLAQDSHNQAGIGQCGGIEPLLKLLDSKKVPVQQNAIFALYSLADNEDNVAAIIKADGFRKLKAGNFRNQQTVECVAKTLKKLEEKTQGRVLKHLIHLMRFAEAVQRRVAIALAYLCSPHDRKTIFINNNGLKLLLDTLKSSNLKQKSDASAALHKLAIKASSSFSLFDIASPSPTLQMYFGDEYVNNPKLSDVTFLVEGRSFYAHRDCLLSSDIFRAMFDGSYREREAKSIVIPNIKWDVFELMMRYIYTGTVDVNLDIAQDLLRAADQYLLDGLKRICEYTISQEISEENVSLLYKMSEDFNATSLKHSCILFMLEKFDKLRCEPWYCPLVRHILPDICMFFSTLLVKSHPTDS, encoded by the exons ATGGAAAAGCGTTACCCTGTTGCTAGAAGAAGCTCGAAGCGGAAGCTCGAAGCAGATCTAACCGAAGACCAGACACATACCAAGGCGTCAAAGATCTCTGCAAAGATTCTCAAACAGGTTTCTCTCCTCAACTCCGCTGCTATTCCGTTCACTGCGTTGGATTGTGCTACCGTTAAGAGCGCTGTCCACTCCCTCTCTGTACTCGCCGCAAATG aggATCTTGTGGATACTATACTGAATTGCGGTGTCGTCCCTGCTCTGGTGAGGCATCTTCGGTTGACAGACAACATGCGGAAATATGACGGTCATGAGGCAGAAACTGTGAAAGATTACAGCGATGGTGTTACGGAACATGATCAGTTTGATGTCGTCAAAAGATGTGCGGTCATCCTTGAGCTTCTTGCCATTGAA CAAGAGTATCAGCAGCTCATTGTAGATGCTGGAGCCTTACCCTGTCTTGTTGATTGGTTAAGGATGCAAAAGATCAGTACTACTTCTCAACCACTTATTGACCTTCTAAAGAGAGTAGCTGATGCAATAACCAGCCTAATCCATGAAAATAATGGCATTAAAACCCTATTcag GATGGAAGGCGGTATAGCTCCTCTTGTTGAATTGCTTGAATTCAATGACATAAAGGTACAGCGAGCAGCTGCACGGGCCTTGCGAACTCTTGCATTTAAAAACGATGGCAATAAAAATCAG ATTGTTGAAAGCAATGCATTACCCACTCTTGTACTAATGCTTCAATCAGAGGATCCTAAAACACATTATGAGGCG GTTGGTGTGATTGGAAATCTGGTCCACTCTTCTCCAGATATTAAGAAAGAAGTTCTTCTAGCAGGTGCTTTACAACCTGTCATTTCTTTACTTAG TTCTTGCTGTTCGGAGAGCCAAAGAGAAGCAGCCCTTTTAATTGGTCAGTTTGCCACAACAGATTCAGATTGCAAG GTTCATATTTGCCAAAGAGGGGCTATTCCACCATTAGTTGACATGCTTAGGTCTCCAGATGCTGAGCTTCAGGAAATGTCAGCTTTTGCACTTGGGAGGTTGGCACAG GACTCACATAATCAAGCTGGTATTGGTCAATGTGGAGGTATAGAGCCTCTGCTCAAACTTCTTGACTCAAAGAAGGTGCCAGTCCAACAAAATGCTATTTTTGCTCTCTATAGTCTCGCTGATAATGAG GACAATGTTGCTGCCATTATTAAGGCTGATGGTTTTCGAAAACTGAAGGCTGGAAATTTCAGAAATCAA CAAACTGTAGAATGTGTAGCAAAgaccttaaaaaaattagaggaaaaGACTCAAGGGCGA GTGTTGAAACACCTAATACATCTTATGCGCTTTGCGGAAGCTGTTCAAAGACGTGTAGCTATTGCTCTTGCTTATTTATGTTCTCCTCATGATCGTAAAACTATATTCATTAACAATAATG GATTAAAATTGCTGCTGGATACTCTTAAATCTTCAAACTTAAAGCAGAAAAGTGATGCTTCAGCGGCGCTTCATAAATTGGCTATCAAAGCCagttcttctttctctctttttgacATTGCTTCTCCATCACCAACTCTCCAG ATGTACTTTGGCGATGAATATGTAAACAATCCTAAACTTTCTGACGTCACATTTCTGGTTGAAG GAAGAAGTTTTTATGCTCATAGAGATTGTTTACTTTCTTCAGATATATTTCGCGCAATGTTTGATGGCAGTTATAGG GAGAGGGAAGCCAAAAGTATAGTGATTCCAAATATTAAATGGGATGTCTTTGAATTGATGATGAG ATATATATACACTGGAACAGTAGATGTCAATTTGGATATTGCTCAGGACCTGCTCAGAGCAGCAGATCAGTATCTTCTGGATGGCCTTAAGCGTATCTGTGAATATACTATTTCTCAG